The region TCGTGGCCGGGCACCATCGGGAAGATCGCCTCGCCCCAGCCCTCGCGGGCCTGGTGGATGTCGGAGTGGCAGATACCGGCGAACTTGATGTCGATCAGGACATCGAACTCGCCGACCTCTCGACGCTCGATGGTGGTGCGCTCCAGGGGAGCCTTGGAGGAGGGGGCGGCGTATGCAGCGACAGTGGTCATGCCGGGAGTTCTCCTAGGGGTATTGCGTGCCCGGCCGCCTTCTGACCGCGCACGACGACCAGTCTGCCGAACGTTCCCCCGTTCACCCAGTCCACGCCTTTGCGTACGTCCAGCGGTCCTACCACTGGCGGGGTCAGGCTCGTGTTCGTACGACCGGCGATACTGGACCGTATGGACGAACAGCCCGAATCCGCGTATCCGGCGAACACCCCCGGGGCTCTGGACCGGCGTGCCGAGCTCAGTGAGTTCCTGCGCACCCGGCGGGCCCGGCTCAAGCCGGAGGACGTGGGGCTGCCGGACCTCGGACGGCACCGCCGGGTACCGGGGCTGCGCCGGGAGGAGCTGGCGCAGCTGGCCGGGGTGTCGGTGGCCTACTACACCCGCCTCGAACAGGGCAACGGGCTGAATGTCTCCGCGGAGGTCCTGGACGCCATCGCCCGCGCGCTGCGGCTTACGGGCGCCGAGCACGCCCACCTCACCCACCTCGCCAAGCCGAAGCAGCACAAGAAGAAGCCGTCGGTGCGGGCGCAGGTCGTACGGGGGACGCTGCTGCAGCTGCTCGACACGATGGACGGCGTACCGGCGTACGTCGCCGGGCGGCGTTCGGACATCCTGGCGTGGAACGCGATGGCCGCGTCCCTCTTCGGGGACTGGACCGAGCTGCAGCCGCAGGACCGGAACTGGGCGCGGCTGGTGTTCCTGCGGCCCGAGTACCACGAGCTGTTCCTGGACTGGGAGCAGAAGGCGATCGACATCGTCTCCTATCTGCGGATGGACGCCGGCTGCTATCCGGAGGACCCTCGGCTGGCCGCGCTGGTGGGTGAGCTGTCGGTGAAGAGCGAG is a window of Streptomyces sp. B21-083 DNA encoding:
- a CDS encoding helix-turn-helix transcriptional regulator, producing MDEQPESAYPANTPGALDRRAELSEFLRTRRARLKPEDVGLPDLGRHRRVPGLRREELAQLAGVSVAYYTRLEQGNGLNVSAEVLDAIARALRLTGAEHAHLTHLAKPKQHKKKPSVRAQVVRGTLLQLLDTMDGVPAYVAGRRSDILAWNAMAASLFGDWTELQPQDRNWARLVFLRPEYHELFLDWEQKAIDIVSYLRMDAGCYPEDPRLAALVGELSVKSEEFRRLWATHDVKEKSHGVKRFRHPLVGELTLNYESLRLPDDSDQTLIVYHAEPGSPSAEGLRLLASWGRDATRAGTGS